ATTTGCTCACATGCAAGTCCATGCATATCACAACACCATTGCTTGCGCCACTTCAATCCATCTCAGGCTATTTAAGCACATCACATGCCTCGAAGGCAAAAGCAACTCACAATGGCCTCCTCTTCCTCATTGTTTCTCCTTGCCTTCCTTCTTGCCCTGACCTCATGGCAGGCCACAGCCTACGACCCTAGCCCTCTTCAAGACTTTTGCATCGCTGACATGAAGTCGCCTGGTACGTACTATATATGTATTATGTGTGTCCTTAATTTCAGTGATGTTTTCATGTCCTCATAGCATATCACTGATCATGTATGAGGGTTTTCTTTTTTGCGGGTTGATCATGTATGAGGTTGTGTATATTACATGCATGGTGACAGTGAACAACGGAAAATTGTTTCTACTTTACACGTCTATTAGTGCTATCTAAACTTTATGCTACCCTTCTATATGTGTGCAGTGAGAGTAAACGGGTTTGCTTGCAAGGACCCAATGACAGCCACCCCCGACGATTTCTTCAATCCAGCCATGCTCGATCAGGCTAGGGATACTAAGGCCAGCAAGGTCAGGTCCAACGTCACCAATATCAATGTCATAAATTTCCCGGGCCTCAACACGCTTGGCATCTCGCTGGCACGCATCGACTATGGACCATTGGGTGTGAACACACCACACATACACCCCCGTGCCACTGAGCTCTTGACCGTGCTTGAGGGAACACTCTACCTTGGATTTGTCACATCCAACCCAAACAGACTCTTCTCCAAGATAGTTAAGAAGGGTGATGTGTTCGTGTTCCCAAAGGCCATGATCCACTTCCAAATGAACCTGGCACATGACAAGCCAGCAGCTGCACTGTCCTCGCTCAGCAGCCAAAACCCTGGGGTTATTTCTATTGCCAATGCAGTGTTTGGATCCAAGCCACCGATTTCAGATGATGTTTTGGCAACGGCATTTCAGGTGGAAAAGGATCTGATACATTGGCTCCAATCTCAGTTTTGGGAGAATAACAACTACTAATAATTCTCTCCTGTTTGCATCCATGGAAAGTTACTATGTATTCATATATGAAATAAATGGCATGCAAGTGATACTTATGCATGCCTGCGAGCTGTGAGAGTTTTTCTATACCCTTTGAATCACGAAAAGATATGCCTTTTCTTTTGTCGAATTCATGCCATTCGTACTATGCTGGTGATGTATGTGCTTCACTACTCATGGAGTGTCTTTCAAAGACAAATACATATGTTATTTAAACAAGATCATTTGCTTGAATCATGTCCTCAAAAATAGATAAGGATGCATAGGATAAGAACATCCATATACCAGAACAATGATATGTTTGTATGCAAATCCACCAAGTCAATTAATGAATAATTGACTTGTTAGTTGGAAAATAGAAGAGAAATAAAATTCATTATCAAATCACTTATTcattgttttttgaatttttgaattCAACTGTGATCTACTACTGCATATCGCAATACTAAAACATTTGCACTCAAACCATAAATaaccagttaatatcaagcatcaATGTGCATATACCAAAGCACTTATCTTTGTTTGATGGTAGAGTATGGAATTAAAGGTACATTGCTGCAATTTGTTAGCACCCATCAAACAACAACACATACCAACATGTTTGAAATCTTGATCTAAACCAATATGGAGGTCATAGTCTCTGAATTAATGTTCCTACATTATTTATTATTCAAGCCGAAGAAGTGACAAACTGGTGAAACGAAAGAGTAAAATCTCAAGTGTGTTTCAGTCAGTTTTCTTTTACAAGAGATCCTCTTACCGATGTAAAGAAGCATGCCTTACTTTTATTTTCGATCCATTCTGCATAAAAGCACTGCAAGGAGAAGAAATAACAAGTATTTAGCAACCAGTGAAAAAGGAAGTACAGTAGCGAAAAAATATCAGCACTTCTTTCTCAATTGCATAATCAAAACAAAAGGTGAGGTGCTAGCCACATGCCTCCTCCTTCCCAGTCCCCCCCTTCCCACCACAGCCACAGATCTCGCCAGGTAAAGCCCGGGCGGCGACGAGAACCTCTCCGTGCACGTACACCGGTGGTGTAAGGTTCCGGCAACGAGGCGGTGCAAGCGGCGACCACATTTCGATGGCGACGGTCCCGGCTCGGACGCCTCGCAGCAAAGGCACTCATGCAGGCGTGGCACTAAGCTCCAGGCCGGCTCGGGCCTAAATGGGCTTGGGTGGGCTGGCGTTTCTAGCCGCGGCAGCATGCATGCACGGTGTTGGCACCGTTAACGCTTGGCCGTGGCGGGTGGCTGGCTGGCAGCAAGGTGGTGCTGGCGGCGTGGTCTAGTCTTAGGTGGCCGTGGTGGTGCCGGTGGTGGTCAGCGCCCTTCTCGTACGTCGGTGTTCCTCTCCTCTCGGCAGTGTGGCTCAAACCAGTGGCTTTCATCTTCGCCCTCCATCTCTAGTCCAACTTCGGCAGTCTTGTGGTCACGGTGCTTGGCCTGGGCGAAAGACAGCTTGGCGGAGGCCGAAGCTGGGCATGGAGACACCTACACGCAtcgtttccttcttgaaggcatgtTCATGGCCTTCACCGTGCCTCCCCCTCCCATCAGATGCTGGGGGAAACCCTTGGTTTGGTGATCGGACTAGGCGCCGATTGCACCATGGTGTCGTCATCTTCTCGAAGACGTCGTCTTGGCCATCAGGGGAGCGGCCGATGCGACATTTGGAGTCTAGGGGAAATGATGCGCTACCGGTTTTGGATGCACCCCtagtgaaagttcagagatggtaaacctagagggggggggggtgaataggtttctacaaattttaattccttctttgcaatattaggctttgcggaatataaaggtgagcctaatgcaaactaggtgaggcaccctatatgatgatacaagtaactcaagcacgaaggctctcacaggcaaatataacacaagtaaggagttctgttagagataaccgatagcacgcggagacgagggtttattcccgtgttcccttcctttgcaagaaggtacgtcacgtttggaggggtggaggtcccacgaaggattttccaacgccacgaaggctcaccctattctccggagcctatcccacgaaggaatagctcactcacttgtggtagactttgaggcagcctccaaaccttcacaatcttatcaggagcaaatccacagcccggatgcttccggaccactcttgcccacctagggtttccaaggaaccctagagagcaagtatcttgatgaatacaagggggaacaaaaattttcttggtggaactatagatcaagacctcctctagcttttccacggagggatttgagtttgggtggaggaggagggagatctgaaggatttggagctcaacaatggagtatgagagagaaagAAATGTCTTGAGCTTTTGCACTGGTCTCCTCACCccttcaaggaagaagaaggggcttaTATAGTCGTCCCGAAAAAGTAGCCATTTTTTACTTCAGATTCGAGGCACCCGGCAGCTGACCCGGTGGTACCGGGCCACATACCGGGCTGCCCGGTAGCAGCACCCGGTGGGCCGGGCTGGCTGCCGAGTTCTCCTGGGCTTCGGCTCCTCTTGTCAGTCCGGCAGCAGCACCCGATATTCCGAGCTGGCTGCCGACTTTTCCGGCAGCAGCACCCGGTGGGCCGGGCTGTGTGCCGGGTTCTTCTGGTCTTCGGCTTCTCTCGTCAGCCCGGCAGCAGCACCCGGTGGGCCGGGCTGGCTGCCGAGCTGCCCGGCAGCAGCACCCGGTGGGCCGGGCTAACTGCCAAGCTGCCTGGCAGCAGCACTCGGCCTGCCAGGCTGTGTGCCGATTTTTCCTGGAGCCTCagaacttcttcttcttctcggcaCTTCTTCCTCTCAGCATTTTTTGTGTGAAGATTATGTGTATATGTGACTTTGGCGAACTCCTCTTTAGAGACAAATGGTCAACACACCGTCACTAGTTGAGAACAACAATTGGGGGGTCTCTCATCACCTCATATCCTTGTATCCCGAGTGAAAACCTTTCTCACCGCCTTGTAATCTCATATGTGGACTAAAACCTGTATATACTTATAGAAACCATTAGTCCACACAATAGCACCGGTGTCATTGTTAACCAAAATAAtggttaagggtaaaatacccttacaatctccccctttttggttaacgatgacaaaccgagctagactcATACAAAGATATTATGATGAATTTAAACAAGagtttccatataagatattaggcaagctcccccataatgtatgcacttggagaatttgcatttgaatacaaagtgCAACAATAGagtatatgagaagctcccccaatatctttagaaaACAAGCATGGCATGGACAAGATAAAGCTAGGATATCTACGACATAAAGATATAGCATAGCATAGATAGATATCCAAGATACATAGCATAGTACATACTTGTCCATCACACAAATTTAAAGAAAATTGTTCCAACTGAAAGTAGCAAATAGTAGCACAAGCCAATAAGAATCAAGTGAAATAGCCAAGGCTTGTGCATACGGAGAACCCCGGAAAACCCCGGCAAGGAACCCGTAAACCTACTAAGACTCTACtcccttctccccctttggcatcggaacaccaaaaaggagaaacGGAGTGAGATGGGTACTAGAGCATCCCAAGTGATGAACAACTGCGTCGACGACCAAGGCGAAGACTAGGACTCCTCGGAagtttcctcctcttcttcttcaatgtCACCACCACTATATCCAGCAAACATGGCATCATCAAGAGGTGGCATACGATAGTTGAAGTGAGCAATAGGGGCCATCTCAGGTGGATTCTCTGGCACCTCGAGCCCACGAGCACGGAAGTCCTCAATAATGAGCTCACGGTTGCTTTGAGCCAACCGAAGAGCCTTGGAGTTCACATCATAGGAATGCTTGCACATTTGAAAGAGACTCTTGAAGAACTTGGCAGCCCCCTTCTTGGGCTTCACAGAGCTGGAGCTAGAGGCCATCAAGGGGTCATGACGGCGCTTGTTGGCGGCCTCCGAGTAACCTGCAGCTGGGCGCATCGATGGAACCTCAGGAGCATCACGACGAAGTGGCAAGTCAAGAAGTGCATGCCTCTCACGACGCCCGACCAACGTAGTGGCAGGAGCGGCCAGACAGAGCAAACGCTGGACATAGGCAGCATAGTTGGGTAACATCCTTTTCTCTACTGCCCTCTTCAGCTCATGGTAGATATAATCTGGCACATCAATCTTCTGCTGATTATTTGGATGGGTGTAAAACATGAGATTCTTGGCATACCGACGGCAAGCCTGAAAGTCACCCGCCTTGCTGACAATAGTGCAACGGTAAATCTTGGCCATGGTGTTGTAGAAGTAGTACATAGCAGTGATCTGAGGAATAGCAGGAACTGGAACGGCTGATGGGTAGCAGAAGGCAATAGAGGCATCTTGCATAGACCCTTCACTATGAATGCGAAAGCCGCCACGTAGATCTCTTGTGTATCCAAGGGCAGTCTGAAACTGGTCATAGGAAATACTGCATTGATGTGTACCGGAGATCCACGTAATGTGCCTCTGAGGTGTGGGGTGGAAGAAGGCTGTGGAGAAAAACTGGctgacaaggtctggcatataatCTTGCTCAATGGTGACAAGCGTCCATAGATTCATCTTCTTCAAAGCCATGTCAACATACTTGAAGTCATCATCCTTATGCATATCATGAAATGTAACATTGAGGCATCTGGGCTTCACAGATGGTTCTGGCACAGCTGGCTCATAAAACTATTCCCACATGGCAAATTGGGCTCTTGTCCAAAAGCGTCTATCTTCAGTGAATGGTTGATCGTCATTCACATATGGGTTATCCTACCGCAGGTTGGTCCAAATGTGCAGCTCACATGTCTTCAGATCAACATTGGGAACATAGTTGGGATCATACCGCTCAACTTCTTCAGCAAACTCTTCATATGCATCTTCCCCGGAACTAGCTCTAGGAGTTGGCCGTCTTTCTTTTGGCCTTTCTCTTGCTATGGCCAGTACCTCGACTGCCACCTGTCTCAACCATGGGTCCTTTGCCCCTATGAGTTTCTGGAGGAACAAAGTCCAAATCATTTGCCTCATCACCTGTGAACAAGAGAGCATAGAGGAGTAGCAAGGATAAGTGTACATGCCCAAAAAACGGAGGCCAAAGGCGAAGAAATTTTTGCAAAAGTGAATGTTTGGAGGCAACAGAGAAACTCGGCAGGGGGCCCGGTAGGCCGGACCAGATACCGGGTTACCCGGTAGCAGCACCCGGCAGGCCGGGTCAGGTACCGAGTAGCTCGGCAGGTAGTCCGGTCCACCGAGTCGCCTACCGAAATTTTTGAGGAAAAATCCCCAACATGTCTTTTCTCTTGTTTGCTCCAAAAATTTCTCAATACTTTTGCAAAACTAACTTATGATGAAGTGAGAGTCATGAATAGAAGTGGTTGACTCCCTAATGGCACAAGTTCTAACCCTAAATCCTCAAGTTCATATGTTGGGTAACAAAAAGAAGAACACTTGAGGAGGGggatgaagacaagatgaagttaCCCGAAGACATGCTCTCCTTGCCCTAACTTGGCGGAGAAGAGCTTCTAATGGAGGAAGCTTTGGTGGGTGGAAATCCAAATTCCTCCCAAATGACTTGACCAATCTTGAATCCCTTCGGTGGAGATGCTCCAAATGATGAGGGGAGCAAGGGGAGTGGATGGATCTGGAGTTCCAAGGGTTGAATCAACCACTTGGAGAGGAGGGAGGTGTGGTAATGGTGGCTATGGTGGAGAGATGAGATGGGGAAGAAAGGGGATCCAAAGGGTATCCCTAACTTCCCAGGGAGTAAGTACCCCTTTTTCCCGAACGAATCCGGTACTCAGCCCGGTACCACCGGACCAGCTGTCGACCCACCCGGTACCCAGCTACGCAGGCCGGGCTGGCTGCCGGAAATTCCGGTAGCAGCACCCGGTCTGCCGGGTCAGATACCGAAACTTCAAAAAAAGACCTCTTTTTGATAAAGTTTCAAGACGGGCATGCACATTCATAGATGAAGGATAGAGTAGGTTTGATTAGATACAGTTTTGATTCTATACATGCTCATTGGTAGGAAAAAAAGGTCAAATTGCAACAATGAGCATGGTTTCGAATTAAGCATAAACCAAAGAGATAAGATATGGCACTTAAGATCATGTGGCCTCAAAAGATGAGTAGGCTAAATAGCATAAGAGGCAAATAAAAGAGCAGGGGATTTCTCCCccttatgtgaaagcgcaaatgtcatgagatctcgaagagacatgcttgggtccatattttGACATTGGTTCTAttaatgttgcacacataggtatgcatcataccaagacatggtaagatgactatccccatatgtgctgcaCAACTAAGCTAAATAGCAAGTTAAATGCAAGAATATGGTGCAAGAAGTTATtcaatctaagtttttaggatcaagaataccaagttctcctctcaagtttacaaaccgggcttcatccaaaggtttagtgaaaatatccgccaattggtacgctattcccacatgagtgagatcaatgtccccattggcaacatggtcacgtaggaagtgatggcgaatgtcaatgtgtTTGGTGCGACAGTGTTGAactgggttattggcgatctttattgcactttcattgtcacatagaagaggcaccgtaccaagagacacaccatagtctttcaaggtttgcttcatccataacaactgagtgcaacaagatgccgcagatatgtattcggcttcggtggtggatagggcagtggagttttgtttcttagatgaccaactcaccaatgaccggccaataaattggcaagccccggaggtagacttccggtcaaccttatcaccggcccaatcagaATCCGAATAGcctatgagttcaaaggttgacccctttggataccacagcccgagagtaggagtaagAACATGGTATCTTAGAATCTGTTTGACCACCatcaaatggctctccttaggagcagattgaaaatgagcacacatccctacacttaacatgatatccggcctagaagcGCAaacgtagagcaaggatcctgtcATGGAATAgtatacctttatatccacacccttctcaccatcacatgagccAAGCTGCCCCttcacgggcatgggtgtcttcattgggcttgcattggtcatgttaaacttcttgagcatgtccttcacatacttttcttgagagatgaaggtgccttttgcaagttgcctcacttggaagcctaggaagaacttcaactctcccatcatggacatctcaaatttcctagtcatcaatagctcaaaagctttgttatgattggggttagttccaccaaagataatatcatcaacatatatttgacatataaataagccaccccctttaacccgcttggtgaaaagggtggaatcgaccgtacccatgcaaaacccatcatgtagtaagaaatccctaaggaactcataccaagcacgtggagcttgcttgagaccgtagagtgccttatggagtaaatacacatggttgggtcggcgtgggtcttcgaaacctgggggttgagccacatatgcagtttcttttaggggaccattcaaaaatgcacttttcacatccatttgatatagtttgaaattgtggaaagatgc
This Lolium perenne isolate Kyuss_39 chromosome 1, Kyuss_2.0, whole genome shotgun sequence DNA region includes the following protein-coding sequences:
- the LOC127327588 gene encoding germin-like protein 8-4, encoding MPRRQKQLTMASSSSLFLLAFLLALTSWQATAYDPSPLQDFCIADMKSPVRVNGFACKDPMTATPDDFFNPAMLDQARDTKASKVRSNVTNINVINFPGLNTLGISLARIDYGPLGVNTPHIHPRATELLTVLEGTLYLGFVTSNPNRLFSKIVKKGDVFVFPKAMIHFQMNLAHDKPAAALSSLSSQNPGVISIANAVFGSKPPISDDVLATAFQVEKDLIHWLQSQFWENNNY